A single genomic interval of Vibrio maritimus harbors:
- a CDS encoding NUDIX hydrolase — MTYKTIHQWKSISLIEEEVTLPNDQSVTHTTIKHPGAAVILPINDNGEILLLNQFRPSLKKWLLELPAGTMEPNEDPTQCASRELIEETGFAAGEMISLGQVTPLAGFCDEIQHLFIAKSLSPSDEYSCDDDEVIEVVTMSHTQLQQYIIDGKITDAKTIACLSKAALCGYI, encoded by the coding sequence ATGACCTACAAAACCATTCATCAATGGAAATCTATTTCTCTCATCGAAGAAGAAGTCACCCTACCGAATGATCAATCAGTGACACATACCACCATCAAGCATCCTGGCGCTGCCGTAATTCTGCCAATCAACGACAATGGTGAAATCCTACTACTCAATCAATTTCGCCCATCGCTAAAGAAATGGTTGTTAGAACTGCCTGCAGGCACAATGGAGCCAAATGAGGATCCCACGCAATGCGCGTCTCGGGAGTTGATTGAAGAAACCGGTTTCGCCGCTGGTGAGATGATTTCGCTCGGTCAGGTAACCCCATTGGCGGGTTTTTGCGATGAGATTCAACACCTGTTTATCGCAAAGTCCTTATCGCCTAGCGATGAATATTCGTGTGACGACGATGAGGTCATCGAAGTTGTGACAATGTCACACACACAACTACAACAATATATTATCGACGGTAAAATCACCGACGCCAAAACCATAGCTTGTCTTAGCAAGGCAGCGCTATGCGGATACATTTAG